Within Methyloversatilis discipulorum, the genomic segment ACGCGATGTGGCTGTACTACTGGCTGGCGGCCAATGGCATCAACCCGATGAAGGACGTCAAGGTGATTACCGTGCCGCCGCCGCAGATGGTGGCGAACATGCGGGTCGGCAACATGGACGGCTTCTGCGTCGGCGAGCCGTGGAACAACCGCGCCATCATCGACAAGATCGGCTTCACCGCCGTCACCACCCAGGACATCTGGGTCGATCACCCGGAAAAGGTGCTGGGCACGACGGCGGAGTGGGTGAGCAAGTACCCGAACACCGCGCGTGCGATGACCTCGGCCGTGCTCGAAGCGTCGCGCTGGATCGACGCCTCGCTCGCCAACCGTCGCAAGACCGCCGAAACGGTGGCCGCCAAGTCCTACATCAACACCGACATGGACGTCATCCTGGAACGCATGCTCGGCCGCTATTCCAATGGTCTGGGCAAGAGCTGGGACGACAAGAACGCGATGAAGTTCTTCAACGATGGCGCGGTGAACTTCCCCTACCTGTCGGACGGCATGTGGTTCCTGACCCAGCACAAGCGCTGGGGCCTGATCAAGACCGATCCGGACTACCTGGCCGTGGCCAAGGCGATCAATCGCACCGACATCTACAAGCAGGCCGCCACCGCGGTCGGCGTGTCGCTGCCGAAGAGCGACATGCGGACGCACAAGCTGATCGACGGCGTCGTGTGGGACGGCAAGGACCCGAAGAAGTACGCCGGCGGCTTCAAGATCAACGCCGCGTAATGTTTCCGGCGCGGGGCCTGCCCCGCGCCGACCGGTACTGAAAGGAATCCGTCATGAGTGCAGCAACCCTCACATCAGACAAGGTCGTGTCCATGCATGCCACCCCGTCCGCGGTGCCGGCTCCGGTCGCCAACGAAGCGGCTGCGCCGGTCGCGAAGGCCGCGCCGCGCGAGCCGCGCACGCCGATCTCCGAAATCCTGCTCGCGGTGTTCAAGGCGGTGTTCCCGCCG encodes:
- a CDS encoding CmpA/NrtA family ABC transporter substrate-binding protein, with translation MAEHPKQADSVIDTSATRRSFLKQGAALGVGASLMSMVPPGVRSAAWAAGSDAPEKKEVRIGFIPLTDCSSVVMAAVEKFDEKYGIKIIPSKEASWAAVRDKLVNGELDAAHVLYGLIYGVHLGVGGPKKDMANLMTINNNGQAITLANKLKDQGVTDGASLQKLIASKPGEYTFAQTFPTGTHAMWLYYWLAANGINPMKDVKVITVPPPQMVANMRVGNMDGFCVGEPWNNRAIIDKIGFTAVTTQDIWVDHPEKVLGTTAEWVSKYPNTARAMTSAVLEASRWIDASLANRRKTAETVAAKSYINTDMDVILERMLGRYSNGLGKSWDDKNAMKFFNDGAVNFPYLSDGMWFLTQHKRWGLIKTDPDYLAVAKAINRTDIYKQAATAVGVSLPKSDMRTHKLIDGVVWDGKDPKKYAGGFKINAA